In Nitratireductor sp. GISD-1A_MAKvit, a genomic segment contains:
- a CDS encoding NAD(P)-dependent oxidoreductase, translating into MSIRNVTVIGTGIMGAPMARNIARAGFNLTVWNRTRAKAEALSDVATVADDPRSAVASADAIVTMVDNSPIVTQIYFGENGVVEAAPKGALFIDMSSIQPAVARDHAAALSKSGHRHLDAPVSGGEKGAIEATLAIMAGGEAPDFAEAQTLLSAMGRATHVGVHGAGQVAKLANQVIVAVTIGAVSEAMLLAQEGGCNPAALRDALMGGFATSRILELHGERMVERNFVPGGPLELQLKDLENALEVARDAGLSLPLTEKTRDAFHTLAHEMKMGRHDHAAYLLWLEAINPGKRLGTGETSAPPLKA; encoded by the coding sequence ATGAGCATCAGGAACGTCACCGTCATCGGCACCGGCATCATGGGTGCCCCGATGGCACGAAACATTGCCAGGGCGGGCTTCAATCTTACTGTCTGGAACCGCACTCGCGCCAAGGCGGAGGCCCTTTCAGATGTCGCGACCGTCGCCGACGATCCTCGCTCGGCGGTCGCCAGCGCCGATGCCATCGTGACCATGGTCGACAATTCGCCCATCGTCACCCAAATCTATTTCGGCGAAAACGGCGTTGTGGAAGCCGCACCGAAGGGCGCACTTTTCATCGACATGTCGTCAATCCAGCCAGCGGTCGCGCGCGACCATGCCGCAGCACTTTCGAAATCCGGGCACCGGCATCTCGATGCGCCGGTCTCAGGTGGCGAAAAAGGTGCGATCGAGGCAACGCTCGCCATCATGGCCGGTGGCGAAGCCCCGGATTTTGCAGAGGCCCAAACGCTTCTCTCAGCCATGGGACGCGCGACCCATGTCGGCGTTCATGGCGCGGGTCAGGTCGCCAAGCTCGCCAATCAGGTGATCGTCGCCGTCACCATCGGTGCGGTGTCGGAGGCGATGCTTCTGGCGCAGGAGGGTGGCTGCAACCCCGCCGCGCTGCGCGATGCGCTGATGGGTGGATTTGCCACCTCCCGCATTCTGGAGTTGCATGGCGAACGCATGGTCGAGCGCAATTTCGTGCCGGGCGGCCCGCTCGAATTGCAGCTCAAGGATCTGGAAAATGCACTTGAGGTTGCCCGCGACGCCGGGCTCTCGCTTCCCTTGACGGAAAAAACGCGCGATGCGTTTCACACCCTCGCCCACGAAATGAAGATGGGGCGCCACGATCACGCCGCCTACCTTCTCTGGCTCGAGGCAATCAATCCGGGCAAGCGGCTGGGCACCGGCGAAACCAGCGCCCCACCGCTCAAGGCATAG
- a CDS encoding 4-hydroxythreonine-4-phosphate dehydrogenase PdxA has translation MQQSRIAFAIGDPAGISPELSARILADGEANRDDLIVIGDQRVLALGARQAGVTLDLPIVSREALERELPGGTVLVDMANCDPDDVPLGEASIKGGRAALENFATALRVGKAGLAKAVFFTPFNKHAMRLAKADYVDEIGFIDATIEAERSGREFNVLDEVWNARVTSHIPLRDVADTLSAERIYESLKLTKEVMEGAGIKRPRIGVAALNPHAGDGRNFGWEDEDILLPAVQRAQEEQMAVTGPIPSDTVFVRAIRGEFDAVMTMYHDQGQIAMKLLGFDRGVTLIAGYPFPIVTPAHGTAYDIAGKGIADTGASFNALALGRRLGDRIASRAVEEEAAIRGYQEAQG, from the coding sequence ATGCAGCAGTCACGCATCGCCTTTGCGATTGGAGATCCGGCGGGCATCAGCCCGGAGCTTTCGGCCCGCATTCTCGCCGATGGGGAAGCCAATCGCGACGACCTGATCGTTATCGGGGATCAGCGTGTTCTTGCGCTGGGCGCGCGCCAGGCTGGCGTTACACTGGACCTGCCGATTGTGTCGCGCGAAGCGCTGGAACGCGAGCTTCCCGGTGGCACGGTCCTCGTGGACATGGCCAATTGCGATCCGGACGATGTGCCGCTTGGCGAGGCCAGCATAAAGGGTGGCCGCGCCGCGCTGGAGAATTTCGCGACAGCGCTGCGCGTTGGCAAGGCGGGCCTTGCGAAGGCGGTTTTCTTCACGCCGTTCAACAAGCATGCAATGCGGCTTGCCAAGGCCGACTATGTGGATGAAATCGGCTTTATCGATGCCACCATCGAGGCAGAACGCAGTGGTCGTGAGTTCAACGTTCTCGACGAGGTGTGGAACGCACGCGTCACGTCGCATATTCCTCTGCGTGATGTGGCCGACACGCTGTCTGCAGAGCGGATCTATGAAAGCCTGAAACTCACAAAAGAGGTGATGGAGGGGGCAGGCATCAAGCGCCCGCGCATTGGCGTGGCCGCGCTCAACCCGCATGCGGGAGACGGGCGAAATTTCGGCTGGGAGGATGAGGACATCCTGCTTCCGGCTGTACAGCGCGCGCAGGAAGAACAGATGGCCGTCACGGGGCCGATCCCTTCGGACACGGTCTTCGTGCGGGCGATCAGGGGAGAGTTCGATGCGGTGATGACCATGTATCATGACCAGGGGCAGATCGCGATGAAGCTGCTCGGCTTCGATCGCGGCGTCACGTTGATTGCCGGCTACCCGTTTCCCATTGTCACGCCGGCCCATGGCACGGCCTATGACATCGCCGGCAAGGGCATTGCGGATACCGGCGCGTCGTTCAACGCGCTGGCGCTTGGCCGCAGGCTCGGCGACCGGATTGCTTCACGCGCTGTCGAGGAGGAGGCCGCCATTCGCGGTTATCAGGAGGCTCAGGGCTAG
- a CDS encoding GntR family transcriptional regulator, with product MELSSPFPLESVAIEKQTLHDQVANRIRDLIIEGHLAPGTRIDETTLVEQLGVSRTPFREALRTLAAEGLIIIRPSKGSVVRKLTAQDVFSMLELLSHLEKLAGQLVCERASDTDIEGLLKLHEDMLERYREGDRLPYYKLNQEFHSRVSRLAGNESLREVQANIQARLKRIRFLGNSKPDYWASAVAEHEQMAAALKKRDGETLGQVMATHLMNTWDRVKDNI from the coding sequence TTGGAACTCAGCAGCCCATTCCCACTGGAAAGCGTGGCAATCGAAAAGCAGACGCTGCACGACCAGGTCGCGAACCGGATTCGCGATCTCATCATCGAAGGTCATCTGGCGCCCGGTACACGCATTGACGAAACGACGCTGGTGGAACAACTCGGCGTTTCGCGCACCCCCTTCCGCGAGGCGCTGCGCACACTGGCGGCGGAGGGGCTGATCATCATTCGCCCGTCAAAGGGCAGCGTGGTGCGCAAGCTCACTGCCCAGGACGTGTTCTCCATGCTGGAGCTGCTCTCGCATCTGGAGAAACTGGCGGGACAGCTCGTCTGTGAACGCGCAAGCGACACAGACATCGAGGGACTTCTCAAGCTTCACGAAGACATGCTGGAGCGCTACCGCGAAGGCGACCGCCTGCCCTATTACAAGCTCAATCAGGAGTTCCACTCGCGCGTGTCCCGGCTGGCAGGCAATGAATCGCTGCGCGAGGTTCAGGCCAATATTCAGGCGCGCCTCAAGCGCATCCGCTTCCTGGGAAACAGCAAGCCGGATTACTGGGCTTCGGCAGTGGCCGAGCATGAGCAGATGGCCGCAGCTCTGAAAAAACGCGACGGCGAAACCCTGGGCCAGGTCATGGCGACACATCTGATGAACACATGGGATCGTGTGAAGGACAATATCTAG
- a CDS encoding SDR family NAD(P)-dependent oxidoreductase translates to MNHIDLAGRRAIITGGAQGIGLATAERFLASGAEVILWDINAQPLEEASEKLGAKASGRVVELTDERAVNDAAGEAGAIDILVNNAGITGGNGKTWELTPDIWRRTVEVNLVAPYLTCRALVPGMIERGYGRIVNIASIAGKEGNPNASHYSASKAGLIGLTKSLGKELAKTGVIVNCLTPAAARTPIFDQMSQEHIDYMLSKIPLERFLEPAEAAAMIAWLASEECSFTTGGVFDISGGRAVY, encoded by the coding sequence ATGAACCATATCGATCTGGCCGGGCGGCGCGCCATCATCACCGGCGGAGCTCAGGGTATCGGGCTGGCCACGGCCGAGCGTTTCCTGGCGAGCGGCGCCGAGGTGATCCTCTGGGACATCAATGCCCAGCCCCTCGAAGAAGCATCCGAAAAGCTCGGTGCGAAGGCAAGCGGGCGTGTCGTTGAACTGACGGACGAACGCGCGGTAAACGACGCCGCGGGCGAGGCCGGCGCTATCGACATTCTCGTCAACAATGCCGGCATCACCGGCGGCAATGGCAAGACCTGGGAATTGACGCCGGATATCTGGCGCCGCACCGTCGAGGTCAATCTCGTCGCTCCCTATCTCACCTGCCGCGCACTCGTGCCGGGCATGATCGAGCGCGGCTATGGCCGCATCGTCAATATCGCATCAATAGCCGGGAAAGAAGGCAATCCCAACGCCTCGCACTACTCCGCCTCCAAGGCTGGTTTGATCGGGCTGACCAAGTCGCTCGGCAAGGAGCTCGCGAAAACCGGCGTCATCGTCAACTGCCTCACCCCGGCAGCAGCCCGCACGCCGATCTTCGATCAGATGAGCCAGGAGCATATCGACTACATGCTCTCCAAAATTCCGCTTGAACGTTTTCTCGAACCGGCCGAAGCCGCAGCAATGATCGCATGGCTGGCGTCAGAGGAATGCTCGTTCACCACCGGCGGTGTCTTCGACATCTCGGGCGGCCGGGCCGTCTATTGA
- a CDS encoding GntR family transcriptional regulator: MSRPRPSLQGIAKMPARDRAYHELKFRILEGRLPPGTTLLETEVASLLSLSRTPVREALIRLEEDGLVDVRPRHGITVKALSVEEIEQIYQVFSTLEVKAAQLTARRGITTADHDRLDGILTQMERASKRGDIEAWSELDDEFHSELVGLCGNPRLQAMLRQLWDLQYHARRAITKLRPLPIVSDREHRAILAAIAAGNEEEATRLHQQHRDRADEQLVSLLRQKTTFPTKA, from the coding sequence ATGTCCCGCCCGCGCCCCAGCCTTCAGGGCATTGCCAAAATGCCCGCGCGCGACCGTGCCTATCATGAGCTGAAGTTCCGCATTCTGGAAGGCCGGCTGCCGCCGGGCACAACGCTTCTCGAAACCGAAGTCGCAAGCCTTCTCTCGCTCAGCCGCACTCCCGTGCGGGAGGCGCTCATCCGGCTTGAGGAAGACGGGCTTGTGGATGTGCGCCCGCGCCATGGCATAACGGTGAAGGCGCTGTCTGTTGAAGAGATCGAACAGATCTATCAGGTCTTTTCGACACTCGAGGTCAAGGCGGCGCAACTGACGGCCCGGCGCGGCATCACCACGGCAGACCATGACCGCCTGGACGGCATCCTGACCCAGATGGAACGCGCCTCGAAACGCGGAGACATCGAGGCGTGGTCCGAACTCGACGACGAGTTCCACTCCGAACTTGTCGGCCTGTGTGGAAATCCGCGCCTGCAGGCCATGCTGCGCCAGCTCTGGGACCTGCAGTACCACGCGCGACGCGCGATCACAAAACTGCGCCCCCTGCCAATCGTTTCGGATCGCGAGCACCGCGCCATCCTCGCCGCCATCGCAGCCGGCAACGAGGAAGAGGCAACGCGCCTCCATCAGCAGCACCGCGACCGCGCGGACGAGCAACTCGTCTCGCTCCTGCGTCAGAAAACGACCTTCCCGACGAAAGCATGA
- a CDS encoding fumarylacetoacetate hydrolase family protein: MKLLRYGPAGQEKPGMLAADGTLRDLSGVVDDIAGDVISPAGLDKLRTIDPQTLPAVDGNPRLGPCVAGLQKIVCIGLNYSDHAAETGAEPPEEPIVFAKALNALCGPNDDVELPRGSKALDWEVELAVIIGSKTKYVSEADAMDHVAGFAIMNDVSERDFQTKRSGQWTKGKSHDTFGPLGPWLVTRDEVADPHNLDMWLDVNGERRQTGNTNTLIFNVPHVVSYLSQFMTLMPGDVISTGTPPGVGMGMKPPQYLKAGDVMTLSIAGLGEQRQTVVQA, encoded by the coding sequence ATGAAGCTGTTGCGTTACGGTCCGGCGGGTCAGGAAAAACCGGGCATGCTCGCCGCCGATGGCACCCTGCGCGATCTTTCCGGAGTGGTTGACGATATTGCCGGCGATGTCATTTCGCCGGCGGGCCTCGACAAGCTGCGCACCATCGATCCGCAGACCCTTCCTGCCGTCGACGGCAATCCGCGCCTTGGGCCCTGTGTGGCGGGCCTTCAGAAAATCGTGTGCATCGGCCTCAATTATTCCGACCATGCCGCCGAAACGGGCGCCGAACCGCCGGAAGAGCCCATCGTTTTCGCCAAGGCGCTGAATGCCCTTTGCGGTCCCAATGACGATGTCGAACTGCCGCGCGGTTCAAAGGCACTCGACTGGGAGGTCGAGCTTGCCGTCATCATCGGCTCGAAGACCAAATATGTCAGCGAGGCCGATGCCATGGATCATGTCGCGGGCTTCGCCATCATGAACGACGTCTCCGAGCGCGACTTTCAGACAAAGCGCTCGGGCCAGTGGACCAAGGGCAAGAGCCACGACACGTTCGGCCCGCTCGGCCCCTGGCTCGTCACCCGCGATGAAGTGGCCGACCCGCACAATCTGGACATGTGGCTCGATGTGAATGGCGAGCGGCGCCAGACCGGCAACACCAACACGCTGATCTTCAACGTGCCACATGTGGTTTCCTATCTCTCGCAGTTCATGACGCTCATGCCCGGTGACGTGATTTCCACCGGCACACCGCCCGGCGTCGGCATGGGCATGAAGCCGCCGCAATACCTCAAGGCTGGCGATGTCATGACGCTCTCCATCGCCGGACTTGGCGAACAGCGCCAGACCGTCGTTCAGGCCTGA
- a CDS encoding hydroxypyruvate isomerase family protein: MLRFSANLGFLWTELSLPDAVRRAHAAGFDAVECHWPYAVPAAELRAALEETGLPLLGLNTRKGEREGDFGLAALPGREHEARAAIDEAVAYAAAVGAGAVHVMGGRVAESPAAENAYAENLAYACSVAAAQGIGILIEPINHRDVPGYFLSRVEQAADVIARVGAANLKIMFDCYHTQIMQGDLLNRFIAHRALIGHVQIAAVPSRAEPDEGEICFERLLPTMLDEGYGGFFGAEYRPRAGTDEGLGWRKTFD; encoded by the coding sequence ATGCTGCGTTTTTCCGCCAATCTCGGGTTTTTGTGGACGGAGCTTTCCCTGCCGGATGCGGTCCGGCGGGCGCATGCGGCCGGTTTCGATGCCGTCGAGTGCCACTGGCCTTATGCCGTTCCGGCTGCAGAATTGCGTGCGGCACTTGAGGAAACAGGCCTGCCTCTGCTCGGTCTCAACACCCGAAAGGGAGAGCGTGAGGGAGACTTCGGCCTTGCGGCATTGCCGGGGCGTGAGCATGAGGCCCGTGCCGCGATCGACGAGGCGGTGGCTTATGCCGCAGCCGTGGGTGCTGGTGCGGTGCATGTGATGGGGGGCAGGGTGGCTGAAAGCCCTGCAGCGGAAAATGCATACGCCGAAAACCTCGCATACGCCTGTTCGGTGGCGGCAGCGCAGGGCATCGGCATTCTGATCGAGCCAATCAATCACCGCGACGTTCCCGGCTATTTCCTGTCCCGTGTCGAGCAGGCGGCGGATGTCATCGCCCGCGTGGGCGCGGCCAATCTGAAAATCATGTTCGACTGCTACCACACGCAGATCATGCAGGGCGATCTGCTCAACCGGTTTATCGCGCATCGCGCGCTGATCGGGCACGTGCAGATCGCCGCAGTGCCCTCGCGCGCCGAGCCGGACGAGGGCGAGATCTGCTTCGAGCGTCTTTTGCCGACCATGCTTGACGAGGGATATGGCGGGTTTTTCGGTGCCGAGTACAGGCCGCGTGCGGGCACAGATGAAGGGCTTGGCTGGCGCAAGACGTTTGACTGA
- the otnK gene encoding 3-oxo-tetronate kinase, with protein sequence MLLGCIGDDFTGSSDLANMLARSGMKTIQYCGVPRGAADPAVEAGVVALKSRTVPVADAVHQSLEAVDWLLEQGARQIYFKYCSTFDSTPEGNIGPVIDALMERLGAEQTVVCPAFPATGRTVYQGHLFVNDRLLNESGMEHHPLTPMRDADIRRWLAPQTDGAVGHVSAQVVREGSASISDAFGREAAAAKTRIVVDTVCDEDLYRIGTAVRGMKLVTGGSGLGLGLAANFREAGLLKQTGQVWQGSSGRAAILSGSCSGQTRRQIAEYSKLHPALRIEPEAVLSGAMTPQAVVAWIGAQDAGAAPLVYSSADPEVVCAAQAAFGREEVASALEGFFAAAAVQLVAGGYERLVVAGGETSGAVVEALDCSALEVGPQIAPGVPGLKVAGRPVWVALKSGNFGDDAFFIKALDVLKGEAT encoded by the coding sequence ATGTTGCTCGGCTGTATTGGGGACGATTTTACCGGCTCCTCCGATCTTGCCAACATGCTGGCCAGAAGTGGCATGAAGACGATCCAGTATTGCGGTGTTCCACGTGGGGCCGCCGATCCTGCCGTGGAGGCTGGGGTGGTGGCACTCAAGTCGCGCACGGTTCCGGTGGCGGATGCGGTTCACCAGTCGCTTGAGGCGGTCGACTGGCTTCTGGAGCAGGGCGCGCGGCAGATATACTTCAAGTATTGTTCGACCTTCGATTCGACGCCGGAGGGCAATATCGGCCCGGTGATCGATGCGCTGATGGAACGTCTCGGCGCGGAGCAGACGGTTGTCTGTCCGGCTTTTCCGGCGACGGGGAGGACGGTCTACCAGGGGCATCTCTTCGTGAATGACCGCCTGCTCAACGAGAGTGGTATGGAACATCATCCGCTCACACCGATGCGCGATGCAGACATTCGCCGCTGGCTCGCGCCGCAGACGGATGGCGCCGTGGGTCATGTCTCCGCGCAGGTGGTGCGCGAGGGGTCGGCGTCCATTTCCGATGCGTTCGGCCGCGAGGCGGCGGCGGCGAAGACACGCATTGTCGTCGACACGGTCTGCGACGAGGATCTCTATCGCATCGGCACTGCCGTGCGTGGCATGAAGCTCGTGACTGGCGGGTCGGGGCTGGGGCTGGGACTGGCGGCGAATTTCAGGGAAGCCGGCCTGCTGAAGCAGACCGGGCAGGTCTGGCAGGGTTCGTCTGGACGGGCTGCCATCCTTTCGGGGTCGTGCTCGGGGCAGACGCGCCGGCAGATTGCCGAATACTCAAAGCTTCATCCCGCCCTCAGAATCGAGCCTGAGGCCGTTCTCTCCGGTGCAATGACGCCGCAAGCAGTGGTGGCGTGGATCGGGGCGCAGGACGCAGGCGCCGCGCCGCTCGTCTATTCCTCGGCAGATCCCGAAGTGGTGTGCGCGGCGCAGGCTGCGTTCGGGCGGGAGGAGGTCGCTTCAGCCCTCGAGGGTTTTTTTGCTGCGGCCGCCGTGCAGCTTGTCGCCGGTGGATATGAGCGGCTTGTGGTGGCGGGCGGCGAGACGTCGGGTGCGGTTGTTGAGGCGCTGGACTGCTCGGCGCTTGAGGTTGGCCCGCAGATTGCGCCGGGCGTGCCGGGGCTGAAGGTCGCCGGCCGTCCTGTCTGGGTGGCGCTCAAATCCGGCAATTTCGGTGACGATGCGTTTTTCATCAAGGCGCTGGATGTGTTGAAGGGAGAGGCAACATGA
- a CDS encoding IlvD/Edd family dehydratase has product MSNKQKAPSLRSRAWFDNAGNPDMTALYLERYLNFGLSQEELQSGKPIIGIAQTGSDLSPCNRHHLELAKRLREGIREAGGIAIEFPVHPIQETGKRPTASLDRNLAYLSLVEVLYGYPLDGVVLTIGCDKTTPALLMAAATVNIPAIALSVGPMLNGWFRGERTGSGTVVWKAREMMAAGEIDYEGFVRLVASSAPSTGYCNTMGTATTMNSLAEALGMQLPGSAAIPAPYRDRQEMAYRTGLRIVDMVHEDIKPSDVMTRDAFINAIRVNSAIGGSTNAPIHLTAVARHLGVELSIDDWQTHGESVPLLVNLQPAGEYLGEDYYHAGGVPAVVNQLMSAGLINEDVLTVNGRTIGDNCRDAAIADEKVIRPFADPLKENAGFRVLKGNLFNSAIMKLSVISDEFRDRYLSNPEDPMAFEGRAIVFDGPEDYHARIDDPALAIDEKSILFMRGAGPIGYPGAAEVVNMRAPDYLIKRGITSLPCIGDGRQSGTSGSPSILNASPEAAANGGLAILKTGDRVRIDLNKCTANILAPDEDLNQRRAELEKAGGYAYPAHQTPWQEIQRGMVAQLEAGMVLEPAVNYQRLAQGGKDGTMPPVPRDNH; this is encoded by the coding sequence ATGAGCAACAAACAGAAAGCCCCTTCCCTGCGCTCACGCGCGTGGTTCGACAATGCGGGCAATCCGGATATGACAGCGCTTTATCTTGAGCGCTACCTGAATTTCGGCCTGTCGCAGGAAGAGCTGCAGTCGGGCAAGCCCATCATCGGGATCGCACAGACCGGCTCCGACCTTTCCCCCTGCAACCGGCACCACCTCGAACTGGCCAAGCGCCTGCGCGAGGGCATCCGTGAGGCCGGCGGCATTGCCATCGAGTTTCCCGTTCATCCGATCCAGGAAACCGGAAAGCGCCCGACAGCGTCTCTCGACCGCAATCTTGCCTATCTCAGCCTTGTCGAAGTGCTTTACGGCTATCCGCTTGATGGCGTCGTATTGACCATCGGCTGCGACAAGACCACGCCTGCGCTGCTCATGGCGGCTGCCACGGTCAACATTCCGGCCATCGCGCTTTCGGTCGGTCCCATGCTCAATGGCTGGTTCCGGGGCGAGCGTACGGGCTCGGGCACCGTGGTCTGGAAAGCACGCGAGATGATGGCTGCCGGCGAGATCGACTATGAAGGTTTCGTGCGGCTGGTCGCCTCCTCCGCCCCCTCCACCGGCTATTGCAACACGATGGGCACGGCCACCACCATGAACTCGCTGGCCGAGGCGCTCGGTATGCAGTTGCCCGGCTCCGCCGCCATCCCCGCACCCTATCGCGACCGGCAGGAAATGGCGTATCGCACCGGCCTTCGCATCGTCGACATGGTGCATGAGGACATCAAGCCAAGCGACGTGATGACCCGCGACGCCTTCATCAATGCAATCCGCGTCAACTCGGCCATCGGCGGCTCCACCAACGCCCCTATCCACCTGACGGCTGTCGCCCGCCATCTGGGCGTGGAACTGTCCATCGACGACTGGCAGACCCATGGCGAAAGCGTGCCTCTTCTGGTGAACCTCCAGCCTGCGGGCGAATATCTGGGTGAGGACTATTACCACGCCGGCGGGGTGCCGGCGGTGGTCAATCAGCTCATGTCGGCCGGGCTCATCAACGAGGATGTCCTGACGGTCAACGGCAGAACCATCGGCGATAACTGTCGCGATGCCGCCATCGCTGACGAGAAGGTGATCCGTCCCTTCGCCGACCCGCTCAAGGAGAATGCGGGCTTCCGTGTGCTGAAGGGCAATCTCTTCAATTCCGCCATCATGAAACTCTCGGTCATCTCCGACGAATTCCGGGACCGCTATCTCTCGAATCCCGAAGATCCCATGGCCTTTGAGGGCCGCGCCATCGTGTTCGACGGGCCGGAGGATTATCATGCACGGATCGACGATCCGGCGCTCGCCATCGATGAGAAGAGCATCCTTTTCATGCGCGGTGCGGGCCCCATCGGCTATCCGGGCGCGGCGGAAGTGGTGAACATGCGCGCACCGGACTACCTCATCAAGCGCGGCATTACCTCTCTGCCGTGCATCGGCGACGGTCGCCAGTCCGGCACATCGGGCTCACCGTCCATCCTCAATGCCTCGCCGGAAGCTGCCGCCAATGGGGGGCTTGCGATCCTCAAAACCGGCGACCGCGTGCGCATCGATCTGAACAAATGCACCGCAAACATCCTCGCGCCCGATGAAGATCTGAACCAGCGCCGCGCCGAACTGGAAAAAGCCGGGGGTTATGCATATCCCGCGCACCAGACGCCCTGGCAGGAGATCCAGCGTGGGATGGTTGCCCAGCTGGAAGCCGGCATGGTGCTGGAACCCGCCGTCAACTATCAGCGGCTCGCACAGGGCGGAAAGGACGGCACCATGCCGCCCGTCCCGCGCGACAATCACTAG
- a CDS encoding PACE efflux transporter — MRTAADRIRHAISFELIALLIVTPAASWLFGKPMFDMGVVAIVSATIATLWNYIYNLGFDHAMRRLTGSVRKSVPVRVVHALLFEGGLLVALMPTTALFLDVPVVDALFVNASFAVFYLVYAFVFNWAYDVIFPVSEKPASTARSA; from the coding sequence ATGCGCACCGCTGCAGATCGTATTCGTCATGCCATCAGCTTTGAGCTGATCGCGCTTTTGATTGTCACACCAGCCGCTTCCTGGTTGTTCGGAAAGCCCATGTTCGACATGGGCGTCGTTGCCATCGTGAGCGCCACGATCGCCACGCTGTGGAACTACATTTATAATCTCGGCTTCGATCACGCGATGCGAAGGCTAACCGGCAGCGTTCGCAAATCCGTGCCCGTTCGCGTCGTCCACGCGCTTTTGTTTGAAGGCGGGCTTCTGGTGGCCCTCATGCCCACCACGGCGCTATTTCTCGATGTGCCGGTGGTGGATGCATTGTTTGTCAACGCGTCTTTTGCGGTCTTCTACCTGGTCTACGCTTTCGTGTTCAACTGGGCGTATGACGTGATCTTCCCGGTATCCGAGAAGCCCGCTTCGACGGCGCGCAGCGCCTGA
- the denD gene encoding D-erythronate dehydrogenase — MRILIIGAAGMVGRRLAEKLLSDGKLGSERIETIHAFDVVEAPLAPANGIQIDAQAGDIADAKTVEALIAQKPDVIFHLAAIVSGEAEVAFEKGYSINMDGTRHLLEAIRLLGDDGGAPYRPRLVFTSSIAVFGAPFPDRIDDEFFRAPLTSYGTQKAIGELLLADYTRKGFIDGIGIRLPTIVVRPGKPNKAASGFFSGIIREPLAGQDAILPVSDDVRHWVASPDAAVGFLLHAGTMDLAQLGDRRSLTMPGLSVTIAEMIEALRRVAGDDVVARIRREHDPQIAAIVAGWPRDFRADRAEQAGFKADSDFEAIIRAHIADEERRNATS; from the coding sequence ATGCGCATCCTGATTATCGGAGCCGCCGGCATGGTCGGTCGCCGGCTGGCCGAAAAGCTGCTCTCCGATGGCAAGCTCGGCAGCGAGCGTATCGAAACCATTCACGCATTCGATGTGGTCGAAGCTCCGCTCGCCCCGGCCAATGGCATTCAGATCGATGCGCAGGCCGGCGATATCGCGGATGCAAAAACCGTCGAGGCACTGATCGCGCAAAAGCCCGATGTCATCTTCCATCTGGCCGCCATCGTTTCCGGGGAGGCGGAGGTTGCGTTCGAGAAGGGCTACAGCATCAACATGGATGGCACGCGTCATCTTCTCGAAGCCATCCGGCTTCTCGGCGATGATGGCGGAGCCCCCTATCGGCCCCGCCTCGTCTTCACCTCGTCCATAGCGGTCTTCGGCGCGCCGTTTCCCGACAGGATCGACGACGAGTTCTTCCGTGCCCCGCTCACCAGCTATGGAACACAGAAGGCCATCGGCGAGCTTCTTCTGGCCGACTACACGCGAAAAGGCTTCATAGACGGGATCGGCATTCGGCTGCCCACCATCGTCGTGCGGCCCGGCAAGCCCAACAAGGCCGCGTCCGGCTTCTTCTCCGGCATTATCCGCGAGCCGCTCGCCGGGCAGGATGCCATCCTGCCTGTGTCGGATGATGTGCGCCACTGGGTGGCGAGCCCGGATGCTGCGGTGGGTTTTCTGCTGCATGCGGGCACCATGGACCTGGCGCAGCTCGGGGATCGTCGCTCCCTCACTATGCCCGGCCTGTCGGTCACCATCGCGGAGATGATAGAGGCCCTGCGGCGTGTTGCGGGCGACGATGTGGTGGCCCGCATCAGGCGCGAACACGACCCGCAGATCGCTGCAATCGTCGCCGGCTGGCCGCGCGATTTCCGAGCTGATCGTGCAGAGCAGGCCGGTTTCAAAGCCGACAGTGATTTCGAAGCCATCATCCGCGCGCACATTGCCGATGAAGAGAGGCGCAACGCGACGAGCTGA